TAGGGTGACTGGAGTTAGCTGTTTGGCGGCTGCTTCCATGACAATCTGGCCAACACGAGGCCCACCGGTGAAAAAGATGTGGTCAAACTTCTGGGCTAGTAATGCCTGAGCAGTCTCTACGCCCCCTTCGATTACAGCAACATAGTGAGGGTCAAAGGTTTCACGAATCACTTGGGCAAGCACCGCAGATGTAGCTGGGGCCAGCTCTGATGGCTTTAGAACTGCACAGTTACCAGCAGCGATCGCCCCCATCAACGGAGATATCAAGAGCTGAAATGGATAGTTCCAAGGGCCAATAATGAGCACAACCCCCAACGGCTCTGGCTGCACCCATGCTGACCCTGGCAATTGGGATATAGGCAAGCCTACCCTGCGAGGCCTTACCCAAGCCTTCAGATGCTTAAGGATGTAGTCAAGCTCCATTACGGCTCCCAATTCAAAGTAGGCTTCGTAATCAGAACGCCCTAAATCTGCCTTAGCTGCTTGCACAATATCAGCTTGCCGCTGCACGATGGCAGCCTTCAGTTGCCGAAGCTGTGCTACACGAAAGTCGATGGGTTTAGTAGCACCTGTGGCAAAAAATGCCCGTTGCCCTTGAAGGATATTGGCGATCGTGAAATCTGTCGTTAGTTCTGTAGTGGAATGAGTCATAGCTGGTTTGATAGCTGTGCCATGGGTTTGATCTAGGAGTATGGTAACAATCTAAGCACTGACATCCAACCATTGATGCGAGCGCAACTGAGGGCAACTGAAGGGGAACGGTAGACAACGGTCAACTGAGCAAGAGATTCATATCAAGAAATCCCAACACAGCATGATCAAGCTGGTAAGGTATGGCAGACTAGAACATCAGTCACGTTGGATACCATCAAGGAGGAGAACTCCCGTGAAACTGGCAAGCCGTATTGGTCAGGTCAACCCGTCGTTAACGTTGGCCATCACTGCTAAGGCAAATGCTATGCGAGCCGATGGCATTGATGTTTGTAGCTTTAGCGCTGGGGAACCTGATTTCCCTACTCCAGACCACATTAAGCAAGCTGCCCAAAAAGCGCTGGATGAAGGCAAAACTCGCTATGGCCCCTCAGCCGGAGAACCCAGGCTAAGAGCAGCGATCGCCCAGAAATTGCAAACCGACAATCACCTACCCTACACACCAGACCACATTGCCGTGACCAATGGCGGTAAGCAATCATTATTCAACCTGATGCTAGCCCTCATTGAACCCGGTGATGAGGTGATTATTCCTTCCCCCTATTGGCTGAGCTATCCAGAAATGGTTACCTTGGCAGGAGGTACCTCTGTATTTCTGCCCACCACAGCAGCAACTGGCTACAAAATTACTCCTCAACAGTTGCAACAGGCAATTACCCCAAAAACTAAGCTGTTTATTCTTAACTCGCCCTCCAATCCTACGGGTATGGTCTACACCCCCGATGAAATTCGGGCCTTGGCCGCAGTCATCGTGGAGGCAGATATTTTGGTGGTATCCGATGAAATCTACGAAAAACTCACCTATGGTGACGCGACCCACTTCAGCATTGGGGCAGCCAGTCCTGAAGCCTTTCAACGCACGATTACTAGCAATGGTTTTGCCAAAGCCTATGCGATGACAGGTTGGCGCGTTGGGTATTTAGCAGCACCTGTGGAACTGGTGAAGGCAACGACAACTGTACAAGGTCACAGTACCTCTAATGTTTGTACCTTTGCTCAGTGGGGGGCGATCGCAGCCTTAGAAGGTTCTCAAGATTGTATAGAGACCATGCGCCAAGCCTATGCCGATCGTCGCAACGTCATGTACGAGATGATTAGCAGCATCCCTAATGTATCGTGCCTCAAGCCCGATGGTGCCTTCTATGTCTACGTAGACATCAGCAAGACTGGGTTAACCTCCCTACAGTTTTGTGATGCACTGCTGGAGTCCCAACAGGTGGCAGTAATTCCTGGCATTGCCTTTGGGGCAGATGACCACATTCGGCTATCCTATGCCACAGACCTAGCCACCATTCGCAAAGGGTTAGAACGCTTAGAAGCCTTCGTAAGTCGCCTCTAGCTCCCTCTCCCTTCTTTCCTGCTGCCAGTTCTATGCCTGGTGATAGTCGCCAGATTTGCCCCCTGTTTTGCTGACTAGGTGAATAGCCTCGATGCGCATGGATTTCTCCAGAGCCTTGGCCATGTCATAAAGGGTGAGAGCAGCAATTGACACAGCGGTCAGTGCTTCCATTTCCACACCAGTCATGGCAGTGGTTTTTACGTGAGCTTGAATGTGATATCCCGGCAGGGTGGGGTCTGGGTCGATCGTCACAGCGACTTTACTAAGCGGCAGGGGATGACAGAGGGGAATAAGGCTAGCGGTCTGTTTGGCTGCCATGATGCCTGCCAATCGAGCTGTAGTGATAACATCACCCTTGGGGTTGTTCCCTGCTTGGATTGCCGCCAGTGTAGCTGCGGACATACGCACCTGGCCAGCAGCGATTGCCTCTCGCACAGTTGCCTGCTTATGGGAAATATCCACCATCTGTGCTTGTCCTGAAGGGTCAAGATGGGTTAGGGTGGGTTCCGGTGATGGCTGCAAGGGATAATTGTTGGTCATGATAACTACAATACTCGCTGACTGTAGGGACTTATTCCATCGGAGTTTGCTTATTATGGCGCAGCTCACCGGAGGTTGATTACAGTGAGTCTAGAAACACTGCACCAACTCCGATCAGGGCGCTTGCCGCCTAGTAAACGGTTAGCAATTCATTGCGGCTTGACAGAATTTCCCTCAGAAATTTTTGACCAAGCTGACACGACCGAGATTTTGGATCTGTCTAATAACCACCTTAGGACATTGCCCGCTGACTTTGGACGGTTGACGCAGCTTAAGGCTGTTTTCTTTTTCAACAACGAGTTTGAGGATCTTCCATCCGTGCTGGCAGACTGTCCACGGCTAGATATTCTGGGGTTCAAAGCCAATCGCATTCGTCAGATTAGCCCAACAGCTCTGTTTCCTCGAATCCGGTGGCTAATCTTGACCGATAACCAGCTAGAACAATTGCCGACGACGATCGGCTCCTTAACGAGACTACAAAAGCTGATGTTAGCAGGTAACCAGTTGCGATCGCTGCCCGACGAGATGAGGGCTTGCCAGAGCTTAGAACTGTTGCGGATTGCGGCAAACCAGTTGCCATCCTTACCCACATGGTTGCTGAC
The Cyanobacteriota bacterium DNA segment above includes these coding regions:
- a CDS encoding aldehyde dehydrogenase family protein; amino-acid sequence: MTHSTTELTTDFTIANILQGQRAFFATGATKPIDFRVAQLRQLKAAIVQRQADIVQAAKADLGRSDYEAYFELGAVMELDYILKHLKAWVRPRRVGLPISQLPGSAWVQPEPLGVVLIIGPWNYPFQLLISPLMGAIAAGNCAVLKPSELAPATSAVLAQVIRETFDPHYVAVIEGGVETAQALLAQKFDHIFFTGGPRVGQIVMEAAAKQLTPVTL
- a CDS encoding pyridoxal phosphate-dependent aminotransferase, with protein sequence MKLASRIGQVNPSLTLAITAKANAMRADGIDVCSFSAGEPDFPTPDHIKQAAQKALDEGKTRYGPSAGEPRLRAAIAQKLQTDNHLPYTPDHIAVTNGGKQSLFNLMLALIEPGDEVIIPSPYWLSYPEMVTLAGGTSVFLPTTAATGYKITPQQLQQAITPKTKLFILNSPSNPTGMVYTPDEIRALAAVIVEADILVVSDEIYEKLTYGDATHFSIGAASPEAFQRTITSNGFAKAYAMTGWRVGYLAAPVELVKATTTVQGHSTSNVCTFAQWGAIAALEGSQDCIETMRQAYADRRNVMYEMISSIPNVSCLKPDGAFYVYVDISKTGLTSLQFCDALLESQQVAVIPGIAFGADDHIRLSYATDLATIRKGLERLEAFVSRL
- the moaC gene encoding cyclic pyranopterin monophosphate synthase MoaC gives rise to the protein MTNNYPLQPSPEPTLTHLDPSGQAQMVDISHKQATVREAIAAGQVRMSAATLAAIQAGNNPKGDVITTARLAGIMAAKQTASLIPLCHPLPLSKVAVTIDPDPTLPGYHIQAHVKTTAMTGVEMEALTAVSIAALTLYDMAKALEKSMRIEAIHLVSKTGGKSGDYHQA